GTATGAACAAGCCAAGCATCATTCCAAGGAGAATGGGCACCATCAAGTAGCCGCTCTCGCTCGGAGTCTATGAGGAGTATGATCAGCCTGTGTTTTGGCAACGGAGTCAGTGAACTCCCACCTTCGAGCGAACAACCTGGTAGTAAGTCGGCAGATGGTACTCCAGGACATTTGTCGTCGAGTTCGTGAACGTCGTATAAAAGCCGGCCACCACACTTCGGTTCTTGAGGATGCGGAATGGGAGCACAGCCGCATCACCACGCCGGTGCTGGTTGAACAAGAAGGCAGCCATGAGTACGGCAAACACAACGAAGAGGACAATGACCTTGACATCTGACCATGAATACTTGGTTCCTGCCCAAGACAGAGCCAGAAAGAGAGCCGTGAGTGACGGGATGAACACGCAGTTGCTGATGAGATCCAACTCTTGGAGCTTCTGTCTAAGGCTGAGGTGGCCTCTCGGCGCTGCTGGCGAGTCCGaaaacaagaagaagatcgaagTCAAAGACACAGCACCGATTGGCAGATTTATCCTACCATTGTCAGTATTTTCACTCGGACCAGCTGCCGGAACGACTCGCCAGAAGCACCATCGCCATCCCAAAGACTGTGTCAAAGCTCCGCCGACTATCGGCGCTGCAATGATGGCCACTGACTCCACGCACGCCAAAGACCCCGCAAACACGGGTCTTTTCTGTCGTGGTAGGACTTCGTTCAGGACTGCAAAGACGCCAGAGAGAAGTCCAGCGAAACCGACACCCGTCACAGCTCTGCCAGCCACGAACATGCGGGACGATGCGGCAGTCGCACACAGCAGGGAACCGATCAAGGCGATCACATTGCTGCCGAGGAAAACCCTCTTACTCGGAAACAGTGTGTACATCTTTGCGAATGCGAATTGGAAAGCACAGCTGCATAGCCGAAACGCAGACGAATACCGTCCTACGTCCGCCACCGTGTGGAAATGATCTGTGATGCTTGGTACCGCTGTAGCGACAATGTTGGCATCCAGTCCACCGAGGATGAGGACCGTACACAGCGCGAGAATTTGCAGCCATAGCTTCGTGCCAGTAGGATATTCGGGCTCATTTTGCTGTGTGGCATCGACTTCTAGAGTGCTGAAGGGTGAAGGAGAAACTTGTTCTGTTACCCGGTGATCTGCGGTCGTTTGCTCAGGTGAAGCAGTCTCTGTCAATGTCGTCGTGGTAGTCGCCATGGCGTGATATGTCCATCTCAAACGGACTGAGCTGGAGAGGGCAGCACGAAG
This is a stretch of genomic DNA from Zymoseptoria tritici IPO323 chromosome 3, whole genome shotgun sequence. It encodes these proteins:
- a CDS encoding putative major facilitator superfamily transporter (MFS-MDR transporter belonging to the DHA2 subfamily. These type of MFS transporters are implicated in MDR and secretion of fungal secondary metabolites.) → MATTTTTLTETASPEQTTADHRVTEQVSPSPFSTLEVDATQQNEPEYPTGTKLWLQILALCTVLILGGLDANIVATAVPSITDHFHTVADVGRYSSAFRLCSCAFQFAFAKMYTLFPSKRVFLGSNVIALIGSLLCATAASSRMFVAGRAVTGVGFAGLLSGVFAVLNEVLPRQKRPVFAGSLACVESVAIIAAPIVGGALTQSLGWRWCFWRVVPAAGPSENTDNGRINLPIGAVSLTSIFFLFSDSPAAPRGHLSLRQKLQELDLISNCVFIPSLTALFLALSWAGTKYSWSDVKVIVLFVVFAVLMAAFLFNQHRRGDAAVLPFRILKNRSVVAGFYTTFTNSTTNVLEYHLPTYYQVVRSKTPSESGYLMVPILLGMMLGLFIHGVGTSTFGYYKPFMILGSIFMPIGAGLIVDAAVQTTLNPADVNLGTGVILFGQSIGPAVFIAVAHVILTNQLLSNLQDVVPDLSPAFLENNGLGNLKSGIPEQRWNDVFHAINESLTSTWFLTVALGGATLVGALLVQHRSVKQKRTSANSIRTQRRRLFCAP